The following proteins are encoded in a genomic region of [Eubacterium] hominis:
- a CDS encoding ABC transporter permease subunit yields MNKLLSANFLRLRKNTCFWGCVIYMIVVAVIYPIIRYVGMKHTGYITYLEGGFSVYAIFVPILLAIFCSLFVGREYSDGTIRNKIMIGHKRLDIYLSNLITNAIVMFLLCTIFLIVYLCVGIPLLGFFKSDVSYVLQIVCLAYILCLAFTCIYTAVSMISSSKAISSIVCMMSVFILIMIGIYINARLEEPKMYPAYNVLQDGEMEEKEELNPNYLEGAKRDVYAFLNDFLPGDQVVQCASMQIEKPVVLMIYSGMICIITSGIGIYLFKQKDLK; encoded by the coding sequence ATGAATAAACTGTTGTCCGCAAATTTCCTGCGTCTTAGAAAAAACACATGTTTTTGGGGCTGTGTCATCTATATGATCGTTGTCGCAGTTATATATCCCATCATACGATATGTTGGAATGAAGCATACAGGATATATCACTTATTTAGAAGGTGGATTTAGTGTATATGCAATATTTGTGCCCATCTTACTGGCAATTTTTTGTAGCTTATTTGTGGGAAGAGAATACAGTGATGGCACTATTCGCAATAAAATCATGATTGGACATAAGCGATTAGATATTTATCTGTCGAATCTGATAACCAATGCGATTGTGATGTTTTTGCTTTGTACCATATTCTTAATAGTTTATTTATGTGTAGGAATACCTTTGCTAGGCTTTTTTAAATCAGATGTTTCCTATGTTTTACAGATTGTTTGTCTGGCTTATATACTTTGTCTGGCATTCACCTGTATCTATACAGCGGTGTCCATGATTAGTTCAAGTAAAGCAATATCTTCGATTGTATGTATGATGAGTGTGTTTATTTTGATCATGATTGGAATATATATCAACGCCCGTTTAGAAGAACCAAAAATGTATCCTGCTTATAATGTTTTACAAGATGGAGAAATGGAAGAAAAAGAAGAATTGAATCCTAATTATCTAGAAGGTGCAAAACGTGATGTATATGCGTTCTTAAATGATTTTTTACCTGGTGATCAGGTGGTTCAGTGTGCTTCTATGCAGATAGAAAAACCAGTTGTGTTGATGATATATTCTGGCATGATTTGTATCATTACTAGTGGAATTGGTATATATCTGTTTAAACAAAAAGATTTAAAATAG
- a CDS encoding response regulator transcription factor: protein MKQILVIDDDIHIGNVIEETLVREGYDVARAYSGTEALLYLSKQHPDLILLDLMLPGLNGEEILPKMASIPVIVVSAKVDTSDKVNLLLQGANDYITKPFDMAELLARITVQLRKIKSPTSHILHFHDITLDLQTHKVYELKQEIKLTKTEYAILKLLMQNPSQVYTKSNILDEIRMDTLDCVESSLKVHISNLRRKLRSVSDQEYIEAVWGIGFKMKEN from the coding sequence GTGAAGCAGATTTTAGTCATTGATGATGATATACATATTGGAAATGTAATAGAGGAAACTTTAGTGAGGGAAGGATATGATGTCGCAAGAGCATATTCTGGTACGGAAGCACTTCTTTATTTATCTAAACAGCATCCTGATTTGATATTATTGGATCTAATGCTGCCAGGTTTAAATGGGGAGGAAATCCTGCCAAAGATGGCTTCGATTCCGGTCATTGTTGTGAGTGCTAAAGTGGATACATCTGATAAAGTAAATCTATTACTACAAGGTGCAAATGATTATATCACAAAGCCATTTGATATGGCAGAATTACTTGCAAGAATCACTGTACAGCTAAGAAAGATAAAATCTCCAACATCTCATATTCTTCATTTTCATGATATTACACTAGATTTACAGACACACAAAGTATATGAACTTAAACAGGAAATCAAGCTTACGAAAACAGAATATGCCATTTTAAAATTGTTAATGCAGAATCCATCCCAGGTATATACGAAATCAAATATATTAGATGAAATTCGTATGGATACTTTGGATTGTGTAGAAAGTTCTTTGAAAGTACACATCAGCAATTTGCGCAGGAAATTACGGAGTGTAAGTGATCAAGAATATATAGAGGCAGTATGGGGAATTGGATTTAAAATGAAAGAAAACTGA
- a CDS encoding amidohydrolase, with the protein MNVIYINGDILTMKEGQDSAEAVVEENGKIVFVGDKQKAFTYQRKDSRVIDLQGTCMLPGFIDGHSHFVSVANSLRLCDLANAKSFADIVKLMKIFQEKHGLKENEWLIGTGYDHNFLKEKKHPDRYVLDEISQDTPIYITHISSHMGVANSKALKLLDIKEDMIDPQGGRYGRDAKDKFSGYMEENAFLTFQKRVPMPDISQLFDLMKQAQDIYASYGITTIQDGMVTRELFALLKAAADQGIFHQDIIGYLDLAKAGDLEESCRPYFEDYHHHFKLGGYKVFLDGSPQGKTAWMLTPYKGDHQCGYPALQDDQLYQYIETSVKQHHQIIAHCNGDAAAKQYVDQFEKVMEKYPKAKDIRAVMIHAQLVRKEELKRMKAIGMMPSFFVAHTWYWGDIHIENFGYERACQISPVKTAVEEGLPYTFHQDSPVVPCDIMKSIWCAVNRKTRTGISIGKEQAVSVWDALKANTIYGAYQYFEEARKGSIEEGKLADFVILDHNPLTVNTKDLADIKVLCTIKEGNIIYRAK; encoded by the coding sequence ATGAATGTCATATATATAAATGGAGATATTCTTACCATGAAGGAAGGTCAGGACAGCGCAGAGGCTGTTGTTGAGGAAAATGGCAAGATTGTTTTTGTGGGAGATAAGCAAAAAGCATTTACATATCAAAGAAAAGACAGCAGGGTGATTGATTTACAGGGAACATGCATGCTGCCAGGTTTTATTGATGGGCACAGTCACTTTGTTTCTGTAGCGAATTCCCTTCGTTTATGTGATTTAGCAAATGCTAAAAGTTTTGCGGATATCGTAAAGCTCATGAAGATTTTTCAAGAAAAACATGGTTTAAAGGAAAATGAATGGTTGATTGGTACAGGATATGATCATAACTTTTTGAAAGAAAAGAAACATCCTGATCGCTATGTGCTGGATGAAATCAGTCAGGATACTCCTATCTATATCACACATATTTCTTCTCACATGGGTGTTGCGAATTCTAAAGCTTTGAAGCTGTTAGATATCAAAGAGGATATGATTGATCCACAGGGTGGGCGTTATGGTAGAGATGCAAAAGACAAGTTTAGTGGCTATATGGAAGAAAATGCTTTTTTGACTTTTCAAAAGCGTGTGCCAATGCCCGATATTTCTCAGTTATTTGATTTAATGAAACAGGCACAGGATATTTATGCAAGTTATGGCATTACCACCATTCAGGATGGCATGGTCACAAGAGAATTATTTGCGCTATTAAAGGCAGCCGCAGATCAGGGGATTTTTCATCAGGATATAATTGGATATCTGGATCTAGCAAAAGCTGGTGATTTAGAAGAAAGTTGTCGGCCATATTTTGAAGATTATCATCATCACTTCAAATTAGGGGGATACAAAGTCTTTCTGGATGGTTCCCCTCAGGGAAAAACGGCATGGATGTTAACACCATATAAAGGCGATCATCAATGTGGATATCCCGCATTACAGGATGATCAATTATATCAGTATATAGAAACAAGTGTGAAACAACATCATCAAATCATTGCACATTGTAATGGAGATGCAGCTGCTAAACAATATGTGGATCAGTTTGAAAAGGTCATGGAGAAATATCCAAAGGCAAAGGATATACGTGCAGTCATGATTCATGCACAACTGGTACGAAAAGAGGAATTAAAACGCATGAAAGCGATCGGTATGATGCCATCTTTCTTTGTGGCACATACATGGTATTGGGGAGATATTCATATAGAAAACTTTGGATATGAGCGTGCATGTCAGATATCCCCTGTGAAAACAGCTGTAGAGGAAGGACTTCCTTATACCTTTCATCAGGACAGTCCTGTGGTACCATGCGATATCATGAAGAGTATCTGGTGCGCAGTGAATCGTAAAACCAGAACGGGTATATCTATTGGGAAAGAGCAGGCTGTGAGTGTTTGGGATGCATTGAAAGCAAATACTATATATGGTGCGTATCAGTACTTTGAAGAAGCTCGCAAAGGCAGTATAGAAGAAGGAAAACTGGCAGATTTTGTGATCCTTGATCATAATCCTCTTACTGTAAATACAAAGGATCTGGCGGATATTAAAGTATTGTGTACGATAAAAGAAGGAAACATAATCTATCGGGCAAAATAA
- a CDS encoding ISNCY family transposase, producing MNEQYKYEVIKKLVDTHGNKKNAAIKLNCSVRTIDRLIVRYKAEGKTGFIHKNRNRQPISTFPVEVKNKVIDLYRTKYSGANLLHFSQLLAKKEDIHVSDTTINYWLRSCDILSPKARRKTVNTLNAELRKRKKAAKTKKEAASIENKLDLLDRFDAHPRRPRCAYFGELVQMDASPHLWFGTSITHLHLAIDDATGKILGAYFDTQETLNAYYQITHQILIDYGIPAKFLTDRRTVFEYKRKNASSDEEDTFTQFSYACHQLGIELECTSVPQAKGRVERLNQTLQSRLVIELRLAGITTIEEANEFLKSYLKEFNAMFSLPINDTKTVFEKQPSKQKINQTLAILSNRKLDSGHCIRYKNKYFIPITKSGSKAYLKKGMNVMVIEAFDRKLYANILDHLFALEEILEREATSKNFDTLPIEVKQKKPYIPPMSHPWKQASYLAYVAKQKHRQSGANV from the coding sequence ATGAATGAACAATACAAATATGAGGTTATTAAAAAATTAGTTGATACACATGGAAACAAAAAGAACGCTGCTATCAAATTAAACTGCTCTGTTCGCACTATTGACAGATTGATTGTCAGATATAAAGCTGAAGGTAAGACTGGTTTTATCCACAAGAACAGAAACAGACAGCCTATCTCCACTTTCCCTGTCGAGGTCAAAAATAAAGTCATTGACCTTTATCGCACGAAATATTCTGGTGCCAATCTTCTTCATTTCTCACAGCTGCTTGCGAAGAAAGAGGATATCCATGTCAGTGACACCACCATCAATTATTGGCTCCGCAGTTGTGACATACTTTCTCCTAAGGCTAGACGCAAAACTGTCAATACTCTTAACGCTGAGCTGAGAAAACGTAAGAAAGCTGCCAAGACAAAAAAAGAAGCTGCTTCTATAGAAAACAAACTTGATCTACTTGATCGCTTCGATGCACATCCCAGACGCCCTAGATGCGCTTATTTTGGCGAGTTAGTCCAAATGGATGCTTCTCCTCATCTTTGGTTCGGTACCTCCATCACTCATCTCCATCTGGCCATTGATGACGCCACTGGTAAGATACTTGGTGCTTATTTTGATACACAGGAAACGCTTAATGCGTATTATCAAATCACTCATCAAATCCTGATAGATTATGGCATCCCTGCCAAGTTTCTTACGGACCGCCGCACTGTGTTTGAGTACAAAAGAAAAAACGCATCCTCTGATGAAGAAGATACGTTTACGCAATTCTCTTATGCCTGCCATCAGTTAGGCATTGAATTGGAATGTACGAGCGTCCCGCAGGCGAAAGGTCGCGTAGAGCGTCTTAATCAGACCCTACAATCAAGATTGGTCATTGAACTTAGGCTTGCGGGTATTACAACCATAGAGGAAGCCAATGAATTCTTAAAATCCTACCTAAAAGAATTCAACGCTATGTTCTCTCTACCAATCAATGATACTAAAACTGTGTTTGAAAAGCAACCGTCAAAGCAAAAAATCAATCAGACGCTTGCCATTTTAAGCAACCGAAAACTTGATTCAGGTCATTGTATCCGCTATAAGAACAAGTATTTTATTCCTATAACGAAATCTGGTAGTAAAGCATATCTGAAAAAAGGTATGAATGTGATGGTGATCGAAGCATTTGATAGAAAGCTATATGCCAACATCCTAGATCATCTATTCGCTTTAGAAGAGATCCTAGAACGTGAGGCTACATCAAAGAACTTCGACACGCTTCCTATCGAGGTGAAACAGAAAAAGCCTTATATTCCCCCTATGTCACATCCTTGGAAACAGGCTTCTTATCTTGCTTATGTGGCAAAGCAAAAGCACCGTCAATCCGGTGCTAATGTTTAA
- a CDS encoding HAMP domain-containing histidine kinase: protein MIYLLLLCIIIILLLCYKIHWMRQSMKEIQTGVMDKLHHDTNTLISISSHDKKIEELAVCLNVELVHLRELRQRYQQGDLELKDAVTNISHDLRTPLTAVYGYLDLLEKEDKSEDAARYIHIIKGRMDALKQLTEELFHYSVFLSEAKESFEVVELKRAIEECLSANYVSLKGCHITPEIVFCEQEIKVHINQNALSRILNNIVSNVIKYSTGDFKIVLLNTGEMIFSNHAPALDETTVGKLFDRFYTVENGMKSTGLGLSIAKSLCEQMHGEIYANYKKDILYIHLLFHDRT, encoded by the coding sequence ATGATATATCTATTATTGCTATGTATCATCATAATTTTGTTATTGTGCTATAAAATCCATTGGATGCGTCAATCAATGAAAGAGATACAAACAGGCGTCATGGATAAGCTTCATCATGATACCAATACTTTAATTTCGATATCTTCCCATGATAAAAAAATAGAGGAACTGGCTGTTTGTTTAAATGTGGAGCTGGTTCATTTACGTGAATTACGCCAGCGCTATCAACAGGGCGATTTAGAATTAAAAGATGCTGTTACAAATATCTCTCATGATCTTCGTACACCATTAACTGCGGTATATGGATATTTGGATTTATTAGAGAAAGAGGATAAGTCTGAGGATGCAGCACGTTATATCCATATCATAAAAGGACGCATGGATGCATTGAAGCAGTTAACAGAAGAATTGTTTCATTATTCTGTTTTTCTAAGTGAAGCGAAAGAAAGTTTTGAAGTAGTGGAATTAAAACGGGCGATTGAGGAATGTTTATCTGCCAATTATGTATCTTTGAAGGGATGTCATATTACACCGGAAATTGTGTTTTGTGAACAGGAAATCAAAGTGCATATCAATCAAAATGCGCTTTCTCGTATCTTAAATAATATCGTGAGCAATGTGATCAAATACAGCACTGGAGATTTTAAAATAGTGTTACTTAATACTGGAGAAATGATTTTTTCCAATCATGCGCCAGCACTTGATGAGACAACGGTAGGCAAGTTGTTTGACCGTTTTTATACAGTAGAAAATGGGATGAAGTCCACAGGGCTTGGTTTATCTATAGCGAAAAGCTTATGTGAACAAATGCATGGGGAAATATATGCAAATTATAAAAAGGATATTTTATATATTCATCTACTATTCCATGATAGGACATAA
- a CDS encoding FAD-dependent oxidoreductase, with the protein MKESYWIKHTKCDKHYPKVEQDLYTNIAIVGAGLTGLTTAYYTSKATSEIMIFESDQIGYGASGRNTGKITFQHGLLYHTLIEKYDRIFAKRYYKAQHDAMISIDAIIKEHHIDCEYQKSDAIVYTNDAAKVADIQDEYQAYLDLDIPCEYVRCKDEPTYMEAGLLIKDQAKFNPYAYCLGLSDILDEQQIQIYEHSALRDMKQKDDGYELSINGCIVHANKVVFTCQFPFIDHMHLYFARMRPIQESLCAAKITQKQSNLMIINAEKPMHSANIFEENIVMAGNQHKSGQGTSQQHEDFEKSLYALYPIHEISEEWSNEDYFTFDYLPLIGKLDKHNADLLFASGYNAWGNTTSNMAAKILSAYLLDQYSNYAMLTSPQRTSFFSLPFLKENMNTAVHFIKSKLQKGEFDYPLKKEAKQMEIDGHLYGVYRDEQDELFIVDITCPHMGCICSFNHVDKTWDCPCHGSRFSYTGEVIKGPAGYHLHAIGDDLNTVDPHVTKNRN; encoded by the coding sequence ATGAAAGAATCCTATTGGATCAAACACACAAAATGTGATAAACATTATCCTAAAGTCGAACAAGATTTATATACCAATATTGCGATTGTTGGTGCTGGATTAACCGGCCTTACAACTGCTTATTACACCAGTAAAGCTACATCAGAAATCATGATTTTTGAATCTGATCAAATTGGTTATGGAGCGAGCGGAAGAAATACTGGCAAAATAACGTTCCAACATGGACTGTTATACCATACATTAATTGAAAAGTATGATCGTATCTTTGCGAAACGCTATTATAAAGCACAACATGATGCGATGATTTCCATTGACGCAATAATTAAGGAGCATCATATTGATTGTGAATATCAGAAAAGCGATGCCATTGTTTATACCAATGATGCCGCAAAAGTTGCGGATATCCAAGATGAATACCAAGCATATCTTGATTTAGATATCCCTTGTGAATACGTTCGCTGTAAAGATGAACCAACTTATATGGAAGCTGGTCTTTTAATCAAAGATCAAGCGAAATTCAATCCATATGCATACTGTTTAGGATTAAGCGATATATTGGATGAACAACAGATACAGATATATGAGCATAGTGCTTTAAGAGATATGAAGCAAAAGGATGATGGTTATGAATTATCTATTAATGGATGTATTGTTCATGCCAACAAAGTTGTATTCACATGTCAATTTCCTTTTATTGATCACATGCATTTATACTTTGCCCGTATGCGCCCGATTCAGGAATCATTATGTGCCGCAAAAATCACACAGAAACAGTCAAATCTAATGATCATTAATGCAGAAAAGCCAATGCATAGTGCCAATATTTTTGAAGAAAATATCGTCATGGCTGGTAATCAGCATAAATCAGGTCAAGGTACATCGCAACAACATGAGGACTTTGAAAAAAGCTTATATGCACTATATCCAATACACGAAATCAGTGAAGAATGGTCAAATGAAGATTACTTTACTTTTGATTATTTGCCATTAATTGGAAAGCTGGATAAGCACAATGCGGATTTATTATTTGCTAGTGGTTATAATGCATGGGGCAATACCACCAGCAATATGGCTGCCAAAATACTGAGTGCTTATTTATTAGATCAATATAGTAATTATGCAATGTTAACATCTCCACAACGTACTTCATTCTTTTCTTTGCCTTTCTTAAAAGAGAATATGAATACCGCTGTTCATTTTATAAAAAGCAAACTTCAAAAGGGAGAATTTGATTATCCTTTGAAAAAAGAAGCAAAGCAAATGGAGATTGATGGGCATTTATATGGTGTATATCGTGATGAACAGGATGAATTATTTATTGTGGATATTACTTGCCCACATATGGGATGTATCTGTAGTTTTAATCATGTGGATAAAACCTGGGATTGTCCATGTCATGGGTCACGCTTTTCCTACACAGGTGAGGTCATTAAAGGACCTGCAGGATATCATTTACATGCCATTGGCGATGATTTAAATACTGTAGATCCTCATGTCACAAAAAATCGAAACTAA
- the tnpB gene encoding IS200/IS605 family element transposase accessory protein TnpB codes for MAGIDIGVNNLASIAFTTGHQPVIVKGRKAKSVNQRYNKVMAHLQSEHLKGKKQETHIRTKRMKRETRRRNNQMDDFMHKKLRKIVDTCMEENVEVIVIGNNKDWKQNINLGKKNNQNFVQMPFQKFIKMIKYKAEAAGIKVMITEESYTSKASSIDEDQIPCYGEEEKEYTFSGKRIKRGLYRSKEGILINADINGASNIIRKVYPCKPKLKERWYRGTVNVPVMCI; via the coding sequence ATCGCTGGTATCGATATCGGTGTCAACAACTTGGCAAGTATTGCTTTCACTACAGGGCATCAGCCAGTCATCGTAAAAGGAAGGAAAGCAAAGTCGGTAAATCAAAGATACAATAAAGTCATGGCGCATTTACAATCTGAGCACTTAAAAGGCAAGAAACAAGAAACTCATATCAGAACGAAAAGGATGAAACGTGAAACAAGAAGACGCAACAATCAAATGGATGATTTCATGCATAAGAAATTAAGAAAGATCGTTGATACATGTATGGAAGAAAACGTTGAAGTCATCGTGATCGGCAACAATAAGGATTGGAAACAGAACATCAATCTAGGCAAGAAGAACAATCAGAATTTTGTGCAGATGCCATTTCAGAAATTCATCAAAATGATCAAGTATAAAGCAGAAGCAGCCGGCATCAAAGTAATGATAACAGAAGAAAGCTATACATCCAAAGCCAGTAGTATAGACGAGGATCAAATACCTTGTTATGGCGAAGAAGAAAAGGAATATACATTTAGTGGGAAACGAATAAAACGAGGCTTGTACAGAAGTAAAGAAGGTATCTTGATAAATGCAGATATCAATGGCGCAAGCAATATCATAAGAAAAGTATATCCATGTAAGCCAAAACTCAAAGAGCGATGGTATAGAGGTACAGTGAACGTACCAGTCATGTGTATCTAA
- a CDS encoding ATP-binding cassette domain-containing protein, protein MEYIFTTNALEKTYKHFDALNHLNMHVPKGSIYGFVGKNGAGKTTLIRLLCGLQKPTKGSFSLYGVAHDDAKIHDVRKRIGAVVETPSIYLDMSARDNLKEQYRILGLPSDDGINKLLHLVGLDQTEKKKAKNFSLGMRQRLGIAIALAGNPDFLVLDEPVNGLDPEGIIEIRELILKLNKEYQITILISSHILDELSRLATHYGFIDHGMIVKEISAKDLEAACRKCVRIQVSDTAILSRILDDMRMDYKILSTKEADIYGKINVTELTLKLLEEGCIIDRINEHDESLENYYINLVGGGRHE, encoded by the coding sequence ATGGAATATATATTTACAACCAATGCATTAGAGAAAACCTATAAGCATTTTGATGCGTTAAATCATTTGAATATGCATGTCCCAAAGGGTTCTATTTATGGGTTTGTGGGAAAGAATGGAGCAGGAAAAACAACGTTGATTCGTTTATTATGTGGTTTACAAAAACCAACCAAGGGAAGTTTTTCTTTATATGGCGTAGCACATGATGATGCGAAAATTCATGATGTACGAAAAAGAATTGGCGCAGTTGTGGAAACACCCTCCATATATTTAGATATGAGTGCAAGGGATAATCTAAAGGAACAATATCGCATCTTAGGTTTGCCATCAGATGATGGCATAAACAAGCTGCTTCATCTGGTAGGATTAGATCAGACAGAAAAAAAGAAAGCGAAAAATTTTTCTTTAGGCATGCGTCAACGACTGGGCATTGCGATTGCACTTGCGGGCAACCCAGACTTTCTAGTTTTAGATGAGCCAGTGAATGGTCTTGATCCGGAGGGTATCATTGAAATCAGAGAATTGATTTTAAAATTAAATAAAGAATATCAAATCACAATTTTGATATCCAGTCATATTCTTGATGAATTATCCAGACTTGCTACACATTATGGCTTTATAGATCATGGAATGATTGTAAAGGAAATCAGTGCAAAAGATTTGGAAGCTGCCTGTAGAAAATGTGTACGTATACAGGTATCAGATACAGCGATTCTTTCCCGTATTCTGGATGATATGCGTATGGACTATAAAATATTATCCACAAAAGAAGCAGATATTTATGGAAAAATTAATGTCACAGAATTAACATTAAAGCTTTTGGAGGAAGGCTGTATCATCGATAGAATCAATGAACATGATGAAAGTCTAGAAAATTATTATATTAATCTGGTGGGAGGTGGCCGACATGAATAA
- a CDS encoding helix-turn-helix transcriptional regulator, with amino-acid sequence MENFGIIIKRNREEKGWTQKELAQKLHVSDKAISRYETGKGYPDITMLPAIARILELNYNELLDGNEYIIKRKKKRLFILKIIILSLVFICLLFVISNMATPHDRKYTIKEQLIQADELSINYLSLKFYSSLGELLPAIEQGASGLSIICTS; translated from the coding sequence ATGGAAAACTTTGGCATTATTATAAAAAGAAATCGAGAAGAAAAAGGGTGGACACAAAAAGAACTTGCGCAAAAACTTCATGTTTCAGATAAAGCTATATCTCGTTATGAAACTGGTAAAGGATATCCTGACATCACCATGCTGCCTGCCATCGCGAGAATATTAGAACTAAATTATAATGAATTATTAGATGGTAATGAATATATTATCAAACGTAAAAAGAAACGCTTATTTATACTGAAAATAATAATTTTATCGCTTGTGTTTATTTGCCTGCTGTTCGTAATTTCAAATATGGCTACACCACACGATAGGAAATATACAATAAAAGAACAATTGATTCAAGCTGATGAATTATCAATAAATTATCTATCGCTAAAATTTTATTCTAGTCTAGGTGAACTACTCCCAGCTATAGAGCAGGGAGCTTCTGGCTTATCCATTATTTGTACAAGCTAG
- a CDS encoding ABC-F family ATP-binding cassette domain-containing protein, producing MLQIKNLTIKDLKNHILIENFNYSLGNNDKVGIIGEEGNGKSTLLKAIKDKILIEDYTVIEGDIVTDFQNIAYFEQHIHPKWKDVQLYEYLLKKDVEDEIEPHQYNELLAYEKMCQRLFLPGDFIQRNQCVGSLSGGEKVKLQLLKLMHEPMDLLLLDEPTNDLDMETLKWLEQFIKSLTIPVMFISHDETLLEECADVLIHLEQLNKKTKAKANIYRGKYSTYVEERYQKREKELQIAHKEKQEYMKKKIRLNDQMNAVHDALNDTVRNPGQARLLKKKMKNIKALERRFDTESYSHVDSVEEAIDVYFPPCGLPATKVILDTMIKDIQIENKVLIYDVPLQIYGKDKIVITGNNGCGKSVLMKQIYQLLQSRQDIRLCYMPQNYADLFHPDDTPVSFLSEEGDWEEITMVRELLGRMKFTRDEMEHCVHELSEGQKAKLYLIQAIKKKSNVLLLDEPTRNLSPLTNPTIRRILSTFDGCIIAVSHDRKLIQEVFHRQYCIQEKHIQIKEIK from the coding sequence ATGCTGCAAATAAAAAATTTAACCATTAAGGATTTAAAAAATCATATATTAATTGAAAATTTTAATTATTCCCTGGGAAATAACGATAAAGTAGGAATTATCGGTGAAGAAGGGAATGGGAAATCAACGCTTTTAAAAGCAATCAAAGATAAAATATTAATAGAAGACTATACGGTTATCGAAGGTGACATTGTAACAGATTTTCAAAATATCGCATATTTTGAACAACACATACATCCCAAATGGAAGGATGTACAGCTTTATGAATATCTGTTGAAAAAGGATGTGGAAGATGAAATTGAACCACACCAGTATAATGAATTATTAGCATATGAAAAAATGTGTCAGCGTTTGTTTCTCCCTGGGGATTTTATACAAAGAAATCAGTGTGTAGGATCATTAAGCGGTGGAGAAAAGGTAAAGCTTCAATTGTTGAAGCTGATGCATGAACCAATGGATTTATTATTGCTGGATGAACCAACGAATGATTTAGATATGGAAACATTAAAATGGCTGGAGCAGTTTATTAAGTCATTAACAATACCAGTGATGTTTATCTCACATGATGAAACATTATTAGAAGAATGTGCAGACGTATTGATTCATCTAGAACAGCTGAATAAGAAAACAAAAGCAAAAGCAAATATTTATCGTGGAAAATATTCGACATATGTAGAAGAACGTTATCAGAAACGAGAAAAAGAGCTTCAGATAGCGCATAAAGAAAAACAGGAATATATGAAAAAGAAAATCAGGCTGAATGATCAGATGAATGCTGTTCATGACGCATTAAATGATACGGTAAGAAATCCTGGACAGGCAAGACTGCTGAAAAAGAAAATGAAAAATATCAAAGCATTAGAACGTCGTTTTGATACAGAAAGCTATTCGCATGTGGATAGTGTGGAAGAAGCGATTGATGTTTATTTTCCACCATGTGGGCTGCCAGCCACAAAAGTCATATTAGATACGATGATCAAAGATATTCAGATAGAAAATAAGGTACTGATTTATGATGTGCCTTTACAAATCTATGGAAAAGATAAAATCGTGATAACGGGTAATAACGGCTGTGGAAAAAGTGTGTTGATGAAACAGATTTATCAATTACTACAAAGTCGTCAGGATATACGCTTGTGCTATATGCCCCAAAATTATGCTGATTTATTCCATCCAGATGATACACCAGTATCCTTTTTATCAGAAGAAGGCGATTGGGAAGAAATCACAATGGTTCGTGAATTATTAGGCAGGATGAAATTTACCAGAGATGAAATGGAGCACTGTGTTCATGAGTTGAGTGAAGGACAAAAGGCAAAGCTTTATCTCATTCAGGCAATCAAAAAGAAAAGCAATGTTTTATTATTGGATGAGCCTACACGAAATCTTTCACCGCTTACCAATCCAACCATTCGAAGGATTTTATCTACATTTGATGGATGTATCATTGCAGTATCTCATGATCGAAAGCTTATACAGGAAGTCTTTCATCGTCAATATTGTATACAAGAGAAACATATTCAAATCAAAGAAATCAAGTGA